The bacterium genome segment CGATGAACGAGGACCGGTCCGATTACACGACCAGGCTCTACCGTCTGGCCTCGCCGCTGTTCCTATATCTGGTGTCCTTTCGCCGCAAGGTACGCAAGGACTACTCCGCGGGCCTGACGGAGGTCCGTGAGGACCTGGACGAGCTTTTTCTGCAGATGAAGCGGGACGTGAAGAACGACGTCCGCCTCGAGACCCTGTACGACAAGGCCCGTTATCCGCTGGCGGTGGTCGCCGACGAGGTGTTGTTGCACTCGGGGTGGAAGCACCGCGACGACTGGCAGCGGGAGCACCTGCTCGAAGAAAGGATGTTCAACTCCAACGTCGGCG includes the following:
- a CDS encoding DotU family type IV/VI secretion system protein yields the protein MNEDRSDYTTRLYRLASPLFLYLVSFRRKVRKDYSAGLTEVREDLDELFLQMKRDVKNDVRLETLYDKARYPLAVVADEVLLHSGWKHRDDWQREHLLEERMFNSNVGGDVVFERASRLKEHEVELAAIYFTSISLGTFSKRRD